One genomic segment of Marinitoga piezophila KA3 includes these proteins:
- a CDS encoding flagellin — MRIYHNMEALNAWRTLSNVKGEMSKSLEKLSSGLRINRAADDAAGLAISEKMRNQIKGLNTAIRNAQDAISMIQTAEGALDEVHSILKRMRELAVQSSTDTNTDVDRDQLQNEFTELRNEINRIAKTTQFNTKNLLDGSIRGTRSAEAKLVSPGSAHFEIKSGGNLNSIDVNANVIIEVGQFAGGATSQLDVKVTVVKEDGTIDTSTSIVSVNANSITVDIGSGSIIIGWDQTQISKITDYGGTLASGTKIDGGAIAVYGLVTAGANGVNPIQYHIGANEGQVISLGFESMKADNIGIVSSLKINSQSDAEFAVSAIDAAIYKVSAFRAKLGAAQNRLEHTIKNLGVASENLTAAESRIRDADMAKEYAEYTKQQILLQSGTAMLSQANQLPQQVTQLFR; from the coding sequence ATGAGAATCTACCATAACATGGAGGCTTTAAATGCCTGGAGAACGTTAAGTAATGTAAAAGGTGAGATGAGCAAATCACTCGAAAAGCTTTCTTCTGGTCTTAGAATTAACAGAGCAGCAGATGACGCAGCAGGACTTGCAATTTCAGAAAAAATGAGAAACCAGATTAAAGGGTTAAACACAGCTATCAGGAATGCACAGGATGCTATTTCAATGATCCAAACTGCTGAAGGTGCGCTTGATGAAGTTCATTCCATTTTAAAACGTATGAGGGAATTAGCAGTTCAATCCTCTACAGATACTAACACAGATGTTGATAGAGATCAATTACAAAATGAATTCACTGAATTAAGAAATGAAATTAACAGAATTGCTAAGACAACTCAATTTAATACAAAAAATCTTCTTGATGGTTCAATTAGAGGAACAAGAAGTGCAGAAGCTAAACTTGTTTCTCCTGGTTCAGCTCATTTTGAAATTAAAAGTGGAGGAAATTTAAATAGTATAGACGTTAATGCTAATGTTATTATAGAAGTTGGACAATTTGCTGGTGGAGCAACAAGTCAACTTGATGTTAAGGTTACTGTGGTTAAAGAAGATGGAACAATTGATACATCAACTTCAATAGTATCAGTAAATGCTAATAGTATTACTGTTGATATAGGCAGTGGATCAATTATAATTGGATGGGATCAAACACAGATTTCTAAAATCACAGATTATGGTGGAACTCTTGCTTCTGGAACAAAAATCGATGGTGGTGCAATAGCTGTATATGGCCTTGTAACAGCAGGAGCAAATGGAGTAAATCCTATTCAGTATCATATTGGTGCCAATGAAGGTCAGGTTATATCTTTAGGTTTTGAAAGTATGAAAGCTGATAATATTGGTATTGTAAGTAGTTTGAAGATTAACTCTCAAAGTGACGCAGAATTTGCTGTAAGTGCTATTGATGCAGCTATTTATAAGGTATCTGCATTCAGGGCAAAATTAGGTGCCGCTCAAAATAGGCTTGAACATACAATTAAGAACTTAGGAGTAGCTTCAGAAAACTTAACAGCAGCAGAATCACGTATCAGAGATGCCGATATGGCAAAAGAATATGCAGAATATACAAAACAACAAATCTTACTCCAGAGTGGTACTGCAATGTTGTCACAGGCAAATCAATTACCACAACAGGTTACACAGTTATTCAGATAA
- a CDS encoding HAMP domain-containing methyl-accepting chemotaxis protein yields MNLKQRILLDFFLIVIISVIIGVLGIYSTNDIKTSVIEIASENLPKVQKIMSIYQLQTEIERSEMALLGFTDQKLRTAEYGKISKTWKEIDRLISEYEQIKLTDQEKKYWVEYKKKLQNWKTEHANFMALSKKLDETKILDPKSLKLDIKTYEADLYRFAWMLEKSILENEPFNEELNPHKNPFGRWLDSYQTENDYLADMFKDMKKYNSGLLKTASTINRFLKKQDSSKTQMMQKIYNNALMPYLDKIFDVFDTINNISDEALKLKDQMAYQSLNVDLPLFEESTAVLKKIVEYNKAEAEKKGEDALSKSQKALFMVLTGIIAGVIVSILLGLIISSNISKRINILMKKIKAFGKGDLTVDFSLSGKDEIAQMANSLAVMAKDLRKSMQLISESSNKLALSADALASVSEEQNAISEDLQSQSRIIESNTDDASASVEEVSSGVEEIADSAHLISQSAEELAFKATETSEAAKNGEKSVEKIVEIVEKAVEESKVTQEKVQALSEKAQNIGNIVETITKITEQTNLLALNAAIEAARAGEAGKGFAVVADEIRKLAEQSKSATEEIAKILISVKEGAQDANEAMNDIAKVIKDIDIESENVFEQFKAIHEKVEDINMKVHELSSGAEEQSASTEEMAAAMDRISGVIDEISQQVKHMVSAIEQQTESSRQVNEAAEESNKLSQSLMELIKKFKI; encoded by the coding sequence ATGAATTTAAAACAACGTATTTTACTTGATTTTTTCCTTATTGTGATTATTTCTGTTATAATTGGTGTTCTTGGAATATACTCTACAAACGATATAAAAACTTCTGTAATTGAAATTGCAAGCGAAAATCTTCCAAAAGTACAAAAGATTATGTCAATTTATCAATTGCAAACCGAAATTGAAAGATCAGAAATGGCTTTATTGGGATTTACTGATCAAAAATTAAGAACAGCAGAATATGGAAAAATTTCTAAAACATGGAAGGAAATAGACAGATTAATTAGTGAATATGAACAGATAAAATTGACAGATCAGGAAAAAAAATATTGGGTAGAATATAAAAAGAAATTACAAAATTGGAAAACAGAACATGCAAATTTCATGGCATTATCAAAAAAATTAGATGAAACCAAAATATTGGATCCAAAATCATTAAAGTTAGATATAAAAACATATGAAGCAGATTTATATCGCTTTGCCTGGATGCTGGAGAAATCCATACTTGAAAATGAACCATTTAATGAAGAATTAAATCCCCACAAAAACCCATTTGGAAGATGGCTTGATAGTTACCAGACAGAAAATGATTATCTTGCAGATATGTTTAAAGATATGAAAAAATACAATTCTGGATTATTAAAAACTGCAAGTACAATAAACAGATTTTTAAAAAAGCAGGATAGTAGTAAAACACAAATGATGCAGAAAATATATAATAATGCTTTAATGCCATATTTAGATAAAATATTTGATGTTTTTGATACAATTAATAATATTTCAGATGAGGCTTTAAAGTTAAAAGATCAAATGGCATATCAAAGTTTAAATGTAGATTTACCGTTGTTTGAAGAATCCACAGCAGTATTAAAGAAAATAGTTGAATATAATAAAGCAGAAGCGGAGAAAAAAGGCGAAGATGCTCTTTCTAAATCACAAAAAGCATTGTTTATGGTTCTTACAGGGATAATTGCAGGTGTGATAGTTTCAATATTACTTGGACTTATTATAAGCTCAAATATTTCAAAGAGAATAAATATCCTTATGAAAAAGATAAAGGCATTTGGTAAAGGTGATTTAACAGTAGACTTCTCTTTAAGTGGAAAAGATGAAATTGCACAGATGGCAAATTCTCTTGCAGTAATGGCAAAAGATTTAAGAAAATCCATGCAATTAATATCTGAATCATCCAATAAATTGGCTTTATCAGCTGACGCTTTGGCTTCAGTTTCCGAAGAACAAAATGCTATTTCTGAAGATTTACAGTCTCAATCCAGAATAATTGAAAGTAACACAGATGATGCATCAGCGTCTGTTGAAGAAGTATCATCAGGTGTTGAAGAAATCGCAGATTCAGCTCATTTAATTTCGCAAAGTGCAGAAGAGTTAGCGTTTAAAGCTACTGAAACATCAGAAGCAGCTAAAAATGGTGAAAAATCTGTAGAAAAAATTGTAGAAATAGTAGAAAAAGCAGTTGAAGAATCGAAAGTTACACAGGAAAAAGTACAGGCTTTGTCTGAAAAAGCTCAAAATATTGGAAATATTGTAGAAACAATAACAAAAATTACAGAACAGACAAATCTATTGGCATTAAATGCCGCAATAGAAGCTGCAAGAGCTGGTGAGGCTGGAAAAGGATTTGCGGTAGTTGCAGATGAAATTAGAAAATTGGCAGAACAGAGTAAATCTGCAACTGAAGAAATTGCAAAGATACTTATATCAGTAAAAGAAGGAGCTCAGGATGCAAATGAAGCTATGAACGATATAGCAAAGGTAATTAAAGATATTGATATTGAATCCGAAAATGTTTTTGAACAATTTAAAGCAATTCATGAAAAGGTTGAAGATATAAATATGAAAGTTCATGAATTATCCTCGGGAGCAGAAGAACAGAGCGCATCAACAGAAGAAATGGCTGCTGCTATGGATAGAATTTCTGGAGTTATAGATGAAATTTCTCAGCAGGTAAAACATATGGTTTCCGCGATTGAACAACAAACAGAAAGTTCAAGACAGGTAAATGAAGCAGCAGAAGAAAGTAATAAATTATCGCAATCATTGATGGAACTTATTAAAAAATTTAAAATATAA
- a CDS encoding WecB/TagA/CpsF family glycosyltransferase → MVQLFGLRLLSGKKEDMWNFIKHKMETDEKVWIVTLNALMFLEYFKNNEYKYELQNSTISIPDGIGVVKYLEKWGYHTERCPGIDTMLKICEWQKHNIFLLGSEPGIAEKAKENLEKRFENISIVGTHHGYFKDNETEDIIDMINNSGAEVLFVGMGVPKQEEFIYKNLHRLNVKLAMGVGGSIDVISGKVSRAPRFFQLFGLEWLYRMIREPKRFKKFPDLMYFYFKIYRSKEVPVNLEVINL, encoded by the coding sequence ATGGTTCAGTTGTTTGGTCTTAGATTGTTATCGGGGAAAAAAGAAGATATGTGGAATTTTATAAAGCATAAAATGGAAACAGATGAAAAGGTCTGGATAGTGACCTTAAATGCTCTTATGTTTCTTGAATATTTCAAAAATAATGAATATAAGTATGAATTGCAAAATTCAACCATTTCTATTCCTGACGGCATAGGTGTTGTAAAATATCTTGAAAAATGGGGATATCATACAGAGCGCTGTCCAGGAATTGATACAATGCTTAAAATCTGCGAATGGCAAAAACATAACATATTTTTACTTGGTTCAGAGCCAGGGATAGCTGAAAAAGCAAAGGAAAACCTTGAAAAAAGATTTGAAAATATTTCTATTGTTGGAACACATCACGGATATTTTAAAGATAATGAAACAGAAGATATTATCGATATGATTAATAATAGTGGTGCCGAGGTTTTATTTGTTGGTATGGGTGTTCCAAAACAGGAAGAATTTATATATAAGAACTTACATAGATTAAATGTTAAATTAGCAATGGGTGTAGGCGGTAGTATAGATGTAATTTCCGGAAAGGTTTCAAGAGCTCCAAGATTTTTCCAATTATTCGGTCTTGAATGGTTATATAGAATGATAAGAGAACCAAAGAGATTTAAAAAGTTTCCAGATTTAATGTATTTTTATTTTAAAATTTATCGTTCAAAAGAGGTTCCTGTAAATTTAGAGGTTATAAATTTATAA
- the lon gene encoding endopeptidase La, with the protein MAEKSAIDKFIDKTLSETFPEELPLIPTRAKFVVFPNSIIPMIIGRKKSIAALEESLEKYNNLMFFVSQKDIELEEPTIDDFYRIGTIGKVVQIIRGPEGEYKVLVEGLKRAEIKEFTEFDEVIKCKIKPLNVSYKKTKVLEALVRRVKSLFEKYISHTKKFPQEAIMIIEETEDPEVISDLVASVLPIEHTEKQEILEELHPKKRLEMILEILTQEVELLEIEETIESKVREKIEKGQKEFYLREKLKVIQEELTGEAENEFTLLKEKIKKLKAPEYVKEKAEYELSKLEKMSPFSPEANVSRTYIDWLLELPWEQKTRDRLNIKEAEKLLNKNHYGLKEPKERILEFLAVRKLSKKPRSPILCFVGAPGVGKTSLGKSVAEALGRKFGRISLGGMRDEAEIRGHRRTYVGAMPGRIIQLIKKLGVKNPVIVLDEIDKMGISYQGDPASALLEVLDPEQNNAFVDHYLEIPFDLSEIIFITTANVLHTIPGALRDRMEIIQIPGYTDAEKYYIAKDYIIPKLLKEHGIEKTQIKITKGALQKIISEYTRESGVRSLERILAKLMRKVALKLAEGEKSVHVKINNVKELLGTPPYFRSDKLEKPEVGVATGMAWTAYGGEILQVETLITSGKGKLIITGKLGDVMKESAQIALTLSKKIIEKKDESLLEKFEKCDFHIHVPEGAVPKDGPSAGVTLTTSIISSILNIPIRNDVAMTGEITLMGKVLPVGGIKEKLLSAYRSGITNIIIPKHNEKDLEKIPEEILEKLKVYKVENINEVLKIALMEG; encoded by the coding sequence ATGGCAGAAAAAAGTGCTATAGATAAATTTATAGACAAGACATTAAGCGAAACATTTCCTGAAGAACTGCCTCTGATCCCTACCAGGGCTAAATTTGTTGTATTTCCAAACTCAATAATACCAATGATAATAGGAAGAAAAAAATCAATAGCTGCTCTGGAAGAATCGCTTGAAAAGTATAACAATTTAATGTTCTTTGTTTCTCAAAAAGATATAGAATTAGAAGAGCCAACAATAGATGATTTTTATAGAATAGGTACTATAGGAAAAGTTGTTCAAATAATTAGGGGACCTGAAGGAGAATATAAAGTTCTTGTTGAAGGACTTAAAAGAGCAGAAATAAAGGAATTTACAGAATTTGATGAAGTAATAAAATGTAAAATTAAACCACTAAATGTTTCATATAAAAAAACAAAGGTTTTAGAAGCTCTTGTTAGAAGAGTAAAATCATTATTTGAAAAGTATATCAGTCATACAAAGAAATTTCCACAGGAAGCTATAATGATTATAGAAGAAACAGAGGATCCAGAAGTAATAAGTGACTTAGTAGCTTCTGTATTGCCAATAGAACATACTGAAAAACAGGAAATTCTTGAAGAGTTACATCCTAAAAAAAGGCTTGAAATGATACTTGAAATTTTAACTCAGGAAGTTGAATTACTGGAAATAGAAGAAACAATTGAAAGTAAAGTGCGTGAGAAAATAGAAAAAGGTCAGAAGGAATTTTATTTAAGAGAAAAACTTAAAGTAATACAGGAAGAATTAACCGGTGAAGCGGAAAATGAATTTACATTATTAAAAGAAAAGATAAAAAAATTAAAAGCACCTGAATATGTAAAAGAAAAAGCGGAATACGAGCTCTCAAAGTTAGAGAAAATGTCACCATTTTCGCCTGAAGCTAATGTTTCAAGAACATATATAGATTGGTTGCTGGAATTGCCATGGGAACAGAAAACGAGAGATAGATTAAACATAAAAGAAGCAGAAAAATTATTAAACAAAAATCATTATGGCCTTAAAGAGCCAAAAGAGAGAATTTTGGAATTTTTAGCAGTTAGAAAATTATCAAAAAAACCACGTTCTCCAATATTATGTTTTGTTGGGGCTCCTGGTGTTGGAAAGACCTCATTAGGTAAATCTGTAGCGGAAGCTTTGGGAAGAAAATTTGGAAGAATTTCGCTTGGTGGAATGAGAGATGAAGCTGAAATTAGAGGTCACAGAAGAACATATGTTGGAGCTATGCCGGGAAGAATAATACAATTAATAAAAAAACTTGGTGTAAAAAATCCAGTAATAGTACTTGATGAAATAGACAAAATGGGAATCTCATATCAGGGAGATCCAGCTTCTGCTTTATTAGAAGTACTTGATCCGGAACAAAATAATGCTTTTGTAGATCATTATCTTGAAATACCCTTTGATCTTTCTGAAATAATATTTATTACAACTGCAAATGTATTACATACTATACCAGGTGCTTTAAGAGATAGAATGGAAATTATACAGATTCCAGGATATACAGATGCAGAAAAATATTATATCGCCAAAGATTATATTATTCCAAAGCTACTTAAAGAACATGGAATAGAAAAAACTCAGATAAAAATAACAAAAGGTGCTTTACAAAAAATAATTTCAGAATACACAAGAGAATCTGGGGTTCGTTCCCTTGAAAGAATATTGGCAAAACTAATGAGAAAAGTAGCCTTAAAATTAGCAGAAGGTGAAAAAAGTGTTCATGTAAAAATAAATAATGTCAAAGAGTTATTGGGAACACCTCCATATTTCAGATCAGATAAACTTGAAAAACCAGAAGTTGGTGTAGCAACAGGTATGGCATGGACAGCATATGGAGGAGAAATTTTACAGGTAGAAACATTAATTACATCAGGGAAGGGAAAGTTAATAATAACAGGAAAACTTGGAGATGTAATGAAAGAATCTGCACAAATAGCTTTGACGTTGTCTAAAAAAATCATAGAAAAAAAAGATGAAAGTTTATTGGAAAAATTTGAGAAATGTGATTTTCATATACATGTTCCAGAAGGAGCAGTTCCAAAAGACGGTCCATCAGCCGGGGTAACTTTAACAACTTCTATAATATCCTCTATTCTAAATATACCTATTAGAAATGATGTTGCCATGACAGGTGAAATTACCTTAATGGGAAAAGTATTACCAGTTGGAGGAATAAAAGAAAAACTTTTATCTGCATATAGAAGTGGAATTACAAACATAATAATTCCAAAGCATAATGAAAAGGATCTGGAAAAAATTCCAGAAGAAATATTAGAAAAACTCAAAGTTTATAAAGTGGAGAATATAAATGAGGTGTTAAAAATAGCCTTAATGGAGGGATAG
- the yihA gene encoding ribosome biogenesis GTP-binding protein YihA/YsxC yields MFKKIELVKTAYTKGDYPPILNAEIAFAGRSNVGKSSLLNKLFGIKIAKISSNPGKTRSINFYNVDNKGYLVDLPGYGFANVSKSEKKKWADLMEDYFKNRYSLQMVFLLIDHRHEPQKKDIEMIQWLKELEIPFMIVLTKLDKLKKNERVKQLNLIKSHLSKYGDYIYFPVSSKTGEGIGQLKNEIIKFLK; encoded by the coding sequence ATGTTTAAAAAAATTGAGCTGGTAAAAACAGCCTATACGAAAGGTGATTATCCACCAATATTAAATGCGGAAATAGCCTTTGCCGGACGTTCAAATGTTGGAAAATCCAGTTTATTAAATAAATTATTTGGAATTAAAATTGCAAAAATCAGTTCCAATCCTGGTAAAACAAGATCCATAAATTTCTATAATGTTGATAATAAAGGCTATCTTGTAGATTTACCGGGATATGGATTTGCTAACGTTTCAAAATCCGAAAAGAAAAAATGGGCAGATTTAATGGAGGATTACTTTAAAAACAGATATTCATTACAAATGGTATTCCTTCTAATTGATCATAGACATGAACCGCAAAAAAAAGATATAGAAATGATACAATGGTTAAAGGAACTCGAAATTCCATTTATGATTGTTTTAACAAAACTGGATAAATTAAAGAAAAACGAAAGAGTAAAACAGTTAAACCTTATAAAATCCCATTTGTCAAAATATGGGGATTATATATACTTCCCTGTTTCATCCAAAACAGGAGAAGGTATTGGACAGCTAAAAAATGAAATAATAAAGTTTTTAAAATAA
- the ord gene encoding 2,4-diaminopentanoate dehydrogenase: MYRVALWGFGAMGSGIAKNILSKYELELVGVHDTRYVGKDVGELLGIGNINIPVYDTPEKMLDETNPDLVVIATNSFVKVVKEHIITAVKRHINVITIAEEMAYPFYTHPEEAEEMDSLARRYGVSVLGTGINPGFVLDTLILALSGAALNVEQIKAARINDLSPFGPTVMETQGVGTTVEEFEEGLKSGKIVGHIGFEQSIYMIADALGWNIDKIEQTREPIISNVLRETKYVKVEPGMVAGCNHVARAYMGDKLVIELKHPQQVRPELENVDTGDYIEIIGDPNLNLAIKPEIPGGKGTIAVATNMIPSVIEAESGLLSMADLPVPRSLIGDLTI, from the coding sequence ATGTATAGAGTAGCTTTATGGGGATTTGGCGCTATGGGTAGCGGAATTGCAAAAAATATTTTATCAAAGTATGAATTGGAATTGGTAGGTGTTCATGACACAAGATATGTTGGAAAAGATGTAGGAGAATTATTGGGAATTGGAAATATCAATATACCTGTTTATGACACACCAGAAAAAATGTTAGATGAAACAAATCCAGATTTAGTTGTAATTGCTACAAACTCATTTGTTAAAGTTGTGAAAGAACATATCATAACTGCTGTAAAAAGACATATTAATGTAATTACAATTGCAGAAGAAATGGCATATCCATTCTATACACATCCAGAAGAAGCAGAAGAAATGGATAGTCTTGCAAGAAGATATGGAGTTTCTGTTTTAGGAACAGGTATAAATCCTGGTTTTGTTCTTGATACATTAATTCTTGCATTGTCAGGTGCAGCATTAAATGTTGAACAAATAAAGGCTGCAAGAATTAATGATTTATCACCATTTGGTCCAACAGTTATGGAAACTCAGGGTGTTGGAACAACAGTTGAAGAATTCGAAGAAGGTTTAAAATCAGGAAAAATCGTAGGACATATTGGTTTTGAACAATCAATTTATATGATTGCAGACGCCTTAGGTTGGAATATAGACAAAATTGAACAGACAAGAGAACCAATAATTTCAAATGTTTTAAGGGAAACAAAATATGTAAAGGTTGAACCAGGAATGGTTGCAGGATGTAATCATGTTGCAAGAGCATATATGGGAGATAAACTCGTTATTGAATTAAAACATCCACAACAGGTAAGACCTGAATTGGAAAATGTAGATACAGGAGATTATATTGAAATTATAGGAGATCCTAACCTTAACTTAGCAATAAAACCAGAAATACCTGGTGGAAAAGGAACAATTGCTGTTGCTACAAATATGATTCCTTCAGTAATTGAAGCAGAATCAGGATTATTATCAATGGCAGATTTACCAGTTCCAAGATCATTAATAGGTGATCTTACAATATAA
- the ortA gene encoding 2-amino-4-oxopentanoate thiolase subunit OrtA: MIARKGDWVQIYFVGLNPQQRAANLPEDTKRVPLEIRIKGFLLNDEANIGDIVKIETPVGREVEGKLEEIYPEYKHNFGKPVKELLEVGKQLRNMIEGDQQ; encoded by the coding sequence ATGATAGCCAGAAAAGGCGATTGGGTTCAAATATATTTTGTAGGATTAAATCCACAGCAAAGAGCTGCTAATCTTCCAGAGGACACAAAACGTGTTCCTCTGGAAATTAGAATAAAAGGTTTTCTGTTAAATGATGAAGCGAATATTGGAGATATTGTAAAGATAGAAACGCCAGTTGGAAGAGAAGTTGAAGGGAAATTGGAAGAAATATATCCTGAATATAAACACAACTTTGGAAAACCTGTAAAAGAACTTTTAGAAGTGGGAAAGCAATTAAGAAATATGATCGAAGGTGATCAGCAATGA
- the ortB gene encoding 2-amino-4-oxopentanoate thiolase subunit OrtB — protein MRDMSYDAVMARKNEIMKQSVGVDYTKYEIEGIAFDYEAMMKDAGYSIEEIRKIQLETGVGNTPLVELKNINKLIKQIAPKGKGARIFVKDEATNPSGSFKDRRASVSAYRAKVMGYKGVMAATSGNYGAAVASQASKRGLKSIIVQECFDSRGIGQPEILEKARACEAYGAEVVQLSVGPELFYYFLVLLEETGYFNASLYTPFGIAGVETLGYEIAEQSMNQFGKYPDAVVITHAGGGNVTGTARGLKKAGAVNTKIIGASVDLHGLHMASDTDFNKKSFTTGHTGFGIPFATFPDRSDVPRNAARPLRYMDEYVLVTQGEVFYITEMLANIEGMQRGPAGNTSLAAAFALAMEMEEDQIIVVNETEYTGAGKLPSAQLTFAKENGIEIKFGDPIEEDKPGKNIVLPDHPSKLKVIKYPIEKMRKSYIKELKKRFGKTEFTEKEIEFIAEDLRISTEEVKNLIKEVLS, from the coding sequence ATGAGAGATATGAGTTATGATGCAGTAATGGCAAGAAAAAATGAAATAATGAAACAATCAGTAGGAGTAGATTATACAAAATACGAAATAGAGGGAATAGCCTTTGATTATGAAGCAATGATGAAAGATGCTGGATATTCAATTGAAGAAATAAGAAAAATACAGCTTGAAACAGGTGTTGGAAACACACCTCTTGTAGAATTAAAGAATATAAATAAATTAATAAAACAAATAGCTCCTAAAGGAAAAGGTGCAAGAATATTTGTAAAGGATGAAGCAACAAATCCATCAGGCTCGTTTAAAGACAGAAGAGCATCTGTTAGTGCATACAGAGCAAAAGTTATGGGATACAAAGGAGTAATGGCTGCTACAAGCGGTAATTATGGTGCAGCAGTTGCATCTCAGGCTTCAAAAAGAGGATTAAAATCAATAATTGTTCAAGAATGTTTTGACAGCAGAGGAATTGGACAACCAGAAATCCTTGAAAAAGCAAGAGCATGTGAAGCATATGGTGCAGAAGTTGTGCAATTAAGTGTTGGACCCGAACTCTTTTACTATTTCCTCGTTCTCCTTGAAGAAACGGGGTATTTTAATGCTTCACTTTATACACCATTTGGTATAGCTGGTGTTGAAACATTGGGATATGAAATAGCAGAACAATCAATGAATCAATTTGGAAAGTATCCTGATGCTGTTGTTATTACTCATGCTGGTGGTGGTAATGTAACAGGAACAGCCAGAGGATTGAAAAAAGCTGGTGCTGTTAATACAAAAATTATAGGTGCCAGTGTGGATCTTCATGGATTGCATATGGCATCAGATACAGACTTTAACAAAAAATCATTTACAACAGGTCATACAGGATTTGGAATACCATTTGCAACATTTCCGGATAGATCAGATGTTCCAAGAAATGCCGCAAGACCTTTGAGATATATGGATGAATATGTGCTTGTAACTCAGGGTGAAGTCTTCTATATTACAGAAATGCTTGCAAATATAGAAGGTATGCAGAGAGGACCTGCCGGGAACACATCATTAGCTGCTGCATTTGCATTGGCAATGGAAATGGAAGAAGACCAGATAATTGTTGTAAACGAAACAGAATATACAGGTGCAGGTAAATTGCCTTCAGCACAGCTTACATTTGCAAAGGAAAATGGTATTGAAATAAAATTTGGAGATCCAATTGAAGAGGATAAACCAGGTAAAAACATAGTATTGCCTGATCATCCATCAAAGTTAAAGGTAATAAAATATCCAATAGAAAAAATGAGAAAATCATATATAAAAGAATTAAAAAAGAGATTTGGAAAAACAGAATTTACAGAAAAGGAAATTGAATTTATTGCAGAAGATTTGAGGATTTCTACAGAAGAAGTGAAAAACCTTATTAAGGAGGTATTGAGCTAA
- a CDS encoding ornithine aminomutase subunit alpha produces MEPRKSDFEERAKHLMNMSDEELDKYFWDLVEKVVDPLIELASTHTSPSVERSVLLRMGFNSMEAKALVDKFFEKNILGKGAGNIVYTIAKEHNIDYIQAGRDLIAGKYWDDVDRIFIHGGDK; encoded by the coding sequence ATGGAACCAAGAAAATCAGATTTTGAAGAAAGAGCAAAACATTTAATGAATATGTCCGATGAGGAATTAGATAAATATTTCTGGGATCTTGTTGAAAAAGTAGTAGATCCTCTAATTGAATTAGCTTCAACACATACATCACCATCTGTTGAAAGATCTGTATTATTGAGAATGGGTTTTAACAGTATGGAAGCAAAAGCATTAGTTGATAAATTCTTTGAAAAGAATATACTTGGCAAAGGTGCTGGAAATATTGTATATACAATAGCCAAAGAACATAATATTGATTATATACAGGCAGGAAGAGACTTAATTGCAGGAAAATACTGGGACGATGTGGATAGAATTTTTATTCATGGAGGCGATAAATGA